One window from the genome of Amaranthus tricolor cultivar Red isolate AtriRed21 chromosome 9, ASM2621246v1, whole genome shotgun sequence encodes:
- the LOC130823483 gene encoding non-classical arabinogalactan protein 31-like translates to MRGNSIYNNNNGIVALVLLYVLLIIRVDARIDPLKITQPRVTLPFDDDIQHPRQIPPHPSKTPPNQPIIYPPPRVDVQVTPPMSPPTNPPLNALSYSQLTATQTPVNPPSPPPSASYSYPTTSPPPNSNLPIITPMIAPTPSHSPSRAPIMMPLSPISTTPSATINISCRRNMFLKAQRIGITDKDGYFSTSLPQWATSGDCTATLGDAPRKSLCSLKTDLNGGIFGASITKSRRQPGFKIYTVGPFAYKSSGYC, encoded by the exons atgagggGTAACTCtatttacaacaataataatggtATAGTAGCCTTAGTACTACTATACGTGCTCCTAATAATAAGAGTCGATGCTAGAATAGACCCTTTGAAGATAACTCAACCTCGGGTGACTCTACCTTTCGATGATGATATACAACATCCTCGACAAATTCCACCTCATCCTTCCAAAACTCCTCCAAATCAACCAATTATTTATCCACCTCCTAGGGTTGACGTCCAAGTAACGCCACCAATGTCACCCCCTACGAATCCTCCACTAAATGCACTAAGTTATTCACAGCTAACAGCTACTCAAACGCCTGTTAATCCACCAAGCCCTCCTCCTTCCGCGTCCTACTCTTACCCTACAACTAGCCCTCCACCGAATTCCAATTTACCTATAATAACCCCAATGATTGCCCCTACACCATCTCACTCACCTAGTAGAGCACCAATAATGATGCCGCTAAGCCCTATATCAACTACACCAA GTGCTACTATAAATATAAGTTGCCGCAGAAATATGTTCCTAAAAGCACAAAGAATAGGTATAACAGACAAAGATGGATACTTCTCCACCTCATTACCACAATGGGCAACATCGGGTGATTGCACGGCCACACTGGGAGACGCACCAAGGAAATCACTTTGCTCGTTAAAGACTGATCTTAATGGAGGCATATTTGGTGCTTCTATCACTAAATCCAGACGTCAACCCGGTTTCAAGATTTATACTGTTGGTCCATTCGCTTATAAATCATCTGGCTACTGCTAA